AGGACCTGGCCGGTTTTGAGGCGATTGATGTTGCCGTCGACAAACGCGCCGGGGTTCAGCGCCTGGATCGCCAGCATGGTCTGCTGGACCGAGCCGCCATTGCGGTTCTTCGCAGCGATTTCCCACAGGGTATCGCGGGACGTGGTGGTGTGCTGCGCCGCCTTGCTCGCCGTCGGCGCGGTACTGGCCGGCGCAGTCAGGCGCGGTGCGGGCGCGGCGCTGGTGGGCGCAGGCTGGTCGAATTTGGCCGGGTCGAGCAATACACTGTAGTCGCGCATCAGGCGACCGTTGGGCCATTGCACCTGCAACAGGAAGCGTACGTAGGAATCCGGCAGCGGCTTGCTGGAGGTGACACGCACCACGCTGCGACCGTTAGGGTTGATCACCGGGGTGAACGTCAGGTCATCGAGGAATGCCTGGCGATCAACGCCCGCATCCACGAACGCCTGGGACGAGGCCAGGCTCGGGGTGATCTCGGAAGCGGTGAGGCCGCCGACATCGAGCAATTCGATTTCCACCGCCAACGGCTGGTTCAACTTCGACTTGAGGGTCATCTCCCCCAACTGCAGCGCCTGCGCCATACCGGAGGACAGCGCCGAGGCGGCCGCTATTGCTAACACCAGTTTGCGAACTTGAACCATAGCCTCATCCTTTGTTTGAACACTCCCCGGCCTGCGAGAAGGTTGGTAACCGCTGCCATAAGGCATGGCGAGCCGATAGGTTACCGACGCGCTTCTGTTCTGCTTAGGGCCAAGCATAGCGCCTGGTTAGAATCAATCTACAAATTGCCGCCAAGTATCTTTTACGCAAGGCCTTTTATCAACAACTGCGCCAGCTGTATGGCATTGAGTGCGGCGCCTTTGCGTACGTTATCTGACGTCAGCCACAGATTTAGTTCCGCCGGGTCATCCACGCCTGCACGGACCCGTCCTACATAGACCACGTCCTGGCCTACGGCATCGCCCACGGCGGTGGGGTAGTCGCCCTCCTCCACACGCTCTATGCCCGGCGCTGCGTCGAGTGCGCGGTTCACTGCAGCGAGATCGGCCGGTGCACCCAACTGCAGGGACACAGTCAGGCTATCGCCAAAAAACACCGGGGCTTGAACGCACGTTGCGGAAATCTTTAGTAAAGGTAATTCCAGCACCGCGCGCAGCTCGTGGACCAGGCGCTTCTCCAGGGCGGTATGACCTTGGCTGTCCGGCGTGCCGACTTGTGCCAGCAGATTGAAGGCGACCTGCCGATCAAAGAAGGTCGGTTCCAGCGGACGCATATTCAGCAGCTCGGCAGTTTGCCGGGCCAGTTCGCCGACCGCCTCACGCCCCTGGGCCGACATCGCCAGGTTGGCGGTGACGCTCACGCGCTGGATGTCCAGCAGGCCCCGCAGTGGCGCCAGCACCACGGCCAGGTTGGTCGCCGACGGGCTTGGGCTGCCGAGCCGGAACGGCTTTTCCAGGCCATCAAGCACATGGGCGTTGGCTTCGGGCACCACTGGCGGCGCCTGCTCGGCCGGCAGCGCGCCGGACAAGTCGATCACCGAGCAGCCCACCGCCGTCGCACGCGCGGCGAAACTCAAGGTGACCGCGGGCCCCGCCGCGAAAAACGCCAGTTGCGCCTTGCTGAAGTCGAATTCATCGACCTCCTTGACCCGCACGTTCTTGCCGCGAAACGGCACCGATGCGCCCGCCGAGTTGTTGCCCGCCAGCAGATACAGGGTGCCCACCGGGAAAGCCAGCTCTTCGAGGATCTGCACCAGGGTTTCGCCAACGGTACCGGTGGCGCCGATCACGGCGATATCAAAGGTCTGGGTCATGGGGCTGCCTCGGGCATTGCGGGGGGAGCGGCACTTTACCGGGTGGCTGGGGGGTGAGGCAATTGGCCTGGATTTTGTGGTGTAGCTGATGACCCCATCGCAGCATAGGTATCTACACAACTTTCAAAGGCTGACTTCATCCCCTGTGGGAGCTGTCGAGCTTTAGCGAGGCTGCGAAAGCGGTGGGTCAGGCGCAGAAAATGCCAGCAGTGGCGCCGCCTTCGCAGCCTCGCTGAGGCTCGACAGCTCCCACATTTTGAACCGAGTTCGACATCAATACCGGTCGGCTCGAAGGCCGCCGCGCTTTTGCTTTTGATCTGCGATCGCCCCGTCAACCACGCTGGCGGGAATTCGACAGTGATTTGGGGGGTAAACCGGCAGGGATGCCGGTTTAGCCGCCCACGCGCCAGGGATGGCGCGTGGGCGGCGGCCCCCAAATCACTGTCGGATTACGGGCATGCCGAGCCTAGGCGAGGCTCCGAGTGGTGGGGCGAAGCGTTTTTGGTTACTTTTTGCGCTCTTCAAAAAGTGACCCGCCGTAAGGGCGGAACCCTAAGCCGCCGTTACCGCAGCAACGGATATGTACTCGGTCAAACCCAAAAAAAAAACGGTCGGCCCAAAGGCCGCCAAACAAGCTCCCTCGCCACACACCGTTGAAAGTTGTGTAGATACCCGTGCCCATCGCAGGCAAGCCAGCTCCCACACTGGACGGGTGTTCACAATCAAAATGTGGGAGCCGGGCTTGCCCGCGATAGCGGCCTCAAGCGCAATAAAAAACCCGCGCCTGTCACCAGAACGCGGGTTTCTCCCATTGCCTCAAGCGATCAACGCTCCAGCAGGATCCGCAGCATGCGACGCAGCGGTTCAGCCGCGCCCCACAGCAGCTGGTCGCCGACCGTAAACGCACCGAGGAACTGGCTGCCCATGTTCAGCTTGCGCAGGCGGCCCACCGGTACATTCAGGGTGCCGGTGACCTTGGTCGGGCTCAGCTCCTGCATGCTGATGTCGCGGTTGTTCGGCACCAGCTTGACCCACGGGTTGTGCTGGCTGATCAGCCCTTCGATATCGGCGATCGGCACGTCTTTGTTCAGCTTGATGGTCAGCGCCTGGCTGTGGCAGCGCATCGCGCCGATACGCACGCAGATGCCGTCCACCGGGATCGGGCTTTTGAAACGCCCGAGGATCTTGTTGGTCTCGGCCTGGGCCTTCCACTCTTCGCGGCTCTGGCCGTTGGGCAGCTCTTTGTCGATCCACGGGATCAGGCTGCCGGCCAACGGCACGCCGAAGTTTTCGGTCGGGTAGGCATCGCTGCGCATGGCTTCGGCCACACGGCGGTCGATGTCGAGGATCGCGCTGGCCGGGTCGGCCAGTTGATCGGCGACAGCGGCATGGGTCGCGCCCATCTGCTTGATCAGCTCGCGCATGTTCTGCGCACCAGCGCCGGAAGCCGCCTGATAGGTCATGGCGCTCATCCACTCGACCAGGCCGGCTTCGAACAAGCCGCCCAGGCCCATCAGCATCAGGCTGACCGTGCAGTTGCCGCCGACGTAATTCTTGGTACCGGCGTCCAGTTGCTGGTCGATGACCTTGCGGTTGACCGGGTCGAGAATGATCACCGCGTCGTCCTGCATGCGCAGGCTCGATGCGGCGTCGATCCAGTAACCCTGCCAGCCGGCTTCGCGCAGCTTGGGGAAGACTTCGCTGGTGTAGTCGCCACCCTGGCAGGTCACAATCACGTCGAGGGTTTTGAGCTCATCGATGCTGTAGGCGTCCTTGAGCGGGGCAATGTCCTTGCCCACGGACGGGCCTTGGCCACCCACGTTCGACGTGGTGAAAAACACCGGCTCAATAAGATCGAAATCCTGCTCTTCCAGCATCCGCTGCATGAGCACGGAACCGACCATACCGCGCCAACCGATCAGACCTACACGTTTCATCGCAACTACACCTTGTTAAAAAGTGGGCCGCCTTGCAGCAACAACTGCAAGCGGGCCCGAGAGATTACAGATTCCGCAACGCGGCGACTACTGCGTCGCCCATTTCTTGCGTACCGACCTTGGTGCAACCCTGCGACCAGATGTCGCCGGTGCGCAAGCCCTGGTCGAGCACCAGGCTCACGGCCTTCTCGATGGCGTCCGCCGCGTCGGCCAGGTTGAAGCTGTAACGCAGCATCATCGACACCGACAAAATGGTCGCCAGCGGGTTGGCAATGCCCTGCCCCGCGATGTCCGGCGCCGAACCGTGGCACGGCTCGTACATGCCCTTGTTGTGGGTGTCCAGGGACGCCGACGGCAGCATGCCGATGGAGCCGGTCAGCATCGAGGCCTGATCGGACAGGATGTCGCCGAACAGGTTGTCGGTAACGATCACGTCGAACTGCTTCGGTGCGCGTACCAGTTGCATGGCGGCGTTGTCGACGTACATGTGGCTCAGTTCGACGTCCGGGTAGTCCTTGGCCACTTCTTCAACGATTTCACGCCACAGTTGACTGGAGGCCAGTACGTTGGCTTTGTCCACCGAGCAGATCTTCTTGCCCCGCACGCGGGCCATGTCGAAACCGACACGGGCGATCCGGCGGATTTCGCTCTCGCTGTACGGCAGGGTGTCGTAGGCCTGGCGCTCGCCATTTTCCAACTCACGCACACCGCGTGGCGAGCCGAAGTAGATACCGCCGGTCAGCTCACGCACGATCAGGATATCCAGGCCTGCCACGACTTCCGGCTTAAGGCTCGATGCGTCGGCCAGTTGCGGGTAGAGGATGGCCGGGCGCAGGTTGCCGAACAGGCCCAGTTGCGCGCGGATCTTCAGCAGGCCGCGCTCGGGGCGGATGTCACGGTCGATCTTGTCCCACTTCGGCCCGCCCACGGCGCCGAGCAGCACGGCGTCGGCAGCGCGGGCGCGGTCCAGGGTTTCGTCGGCCAGCGGCACGCCGTGCTTGTCGATGGCCGCGCCGCCGATCACGTCATGGCTCAGCTCAAAGCCCAGGCTGTACTTGCTGTTGGCAAGTTCCAGGACCTTGACCGCTTCGGCCATGATTTCCGGACCAATACCGTCGCCAGGGAGAATCAGAATCTGCTTGCTCATGGGTTCCTCATTTCATCGAGCGACCTACCCACGGGCAGGTCGGGAAAATTCAGTCAGCGTTCGGCGAAGGCCACCAGCACGTCGGTACTGAACGTGCCGTCGGCCTGGATTTCGTAGTAATCGCGCACTTCCTGGCCCATCGCCCCTTGCAACTCAAGGATTGCAGCGCGCAATACCTCTGGCGTGCGCATGCGTTCGACCCACGAGGCGTATTCCAGGCGCAGGCGCTGGCGGCTGCTGTTGCGTACGTGCAAGCCGACTTCGCTGAGCTGGCGCATCCACTCGGCGGCGGAGTAATCGCGCACGTGGCTGGTGTCGCGCAGCACTTCAACAGTTTGCAGGTAAGTGTCCAACAGCGGGCTGCCCGGAGACAAGACGTCGACGAACGCCGCCACGCCGCCCGGCTTGAGCACCCGCCGCACTTCGCGCAGGGCCAGGCCAAGGTCGCTCCAATGGTGAGCCGAATAACGGCTGAACACAAAGTCGAACTCGCCATCGGCGAACGGCAGGCGTTCGGCGGCGCCGTTTACGGTGCTGATATTGCTGAAACCGCGAGCTTGCGCAGCGGCGGCCACCACGTCGAGCATCTGCTGGGACAGGTCGTAGGCCACCACTTCCTTGACCAACGGCGCGACATGAAAGCTGACATGGCCGGCACCGCAGCCCAGGTCCAGCAGGCGCGCACTGCCCTGCCCGGCCAGTTCGGCCTGAAGTAGCGCGAATTCGGTGCCTTGGGCGTGCACGGCACTGCTCAGGTAGGCCGCGGCCTGCTCGCCGAATTGTTTTTGCACGACTTGGGTGTGGGCGGTGGTGGTCATGGTGGTTTTCCTTGGGGCTTGTGGTGTTTTTACTGCCGTCTTCGCGAGCAAGCCCGCTCCCACATTTGAAAGTGTTCACAAATCAAAATGTGGGAGCGGGCTTGCTCGCGAAGGGGCCAGTGCGGCCTACAAAGATTCAGGCATCGCGAAACAACCAAGGCTGGCTCGCCCGGTGTTTGGCCTCAAACGCCGCAATCGCATCGCCGTCCTGCAAGGTCAGGCCGATATCGTCCAGGCCGTTGATCAGGCAGTGCTTACGGAAAGCGTCCACCTCGAAGTGATACACCTTGCCGTCCGGACGGGTCACGGTTTGCGCGGCCAGGTCGACGGTCAACGGGTAACCCACCTCGGCTTCCACCTGCTTGAACAGCTCGTCGACTTCTTCGTCAGTCAAGATGATCGGCAACAAGCCGTTCTTGAAGCTGTTATTGAAGAAAATATCGGCATAGCTCGGCGCGATGATGCTGCGAAAGCCATATTCTTCCAGGGCCCACGGCGCGTGTTCACGGCTGGAGCCGCAGCCGAAGTTTTCCCGCGCCAGCAACACGCTGGCACCCTGGTAACGCTCGGCGTTGAGCACGAAATCCTGGTTCAGCGGGCGCTTGGAGTTGTCCTGGTAGGCGTAGCCCACGTCCAGGTAGCGCCATTCGTCGAACAGATTCGGACCGAAACCGGTGCGCTTGATCGACTTCAAGAACTGCTTGGGGATGATTTGGTCGGTGTCCACGTTGGCGCGGTCCAACGGCGCGACTAAACCTGTGTGTTGTGTAAAAGCACGCATCGGATACTCCTCAGATCAATTCGCGAACGTCGATGAAACGACCGTTGACGGCAGCGGCGGCGGCCATGGCCGGGCTGACCAGGTGGGTACGCCCGCCAGCGCCCTGACGCCCTTCGAAGTTACGGTTGGAGGTGGACGCGCAATGCTCGCCGCTCTCCAAACGATCCGGGTTCATCGCCAGGCACATCGAGCAACCCGGCTCACGCCATTCAAAACCGGCCTCGAGGAAGATCTTGTCCAGGCCTTCGGCCTCGGCTTGCGCCTTGACCAGGCCCGAACCCGGCACCACGATGGCTTGCTTGATGGTCGAGGCCACCTTGCGGCCCTTGGCGATCACCGCCGCGGCGCGCAGGTCTTCGATCCGCGAATTGGTGCAGGAACCAATGAACACGCGATCCAGCTGGATGTCGGTGATCGCCTGGTTGGCTTTCAAGCCCATGTACTTCAAGGCGCGCTCGATGGAACCGCGCTTGACCAGGTCGGTTTCCTGGGCCGGGTCCGGTACGTTCTGGTCGACGGCCAGCACCATTTCCGGCGAGGTGCCCCAACTGACTTGCGGCTTAATTTGCGTAGCGTCGAGTTCGACCACGCTGTCGAACACCGCGTCGGCGTCGGACACCAGGTCTTTCCAGGCTTCTACGGCGGCGTCCCAATCGGCCCCTGCGGGTGCGAATGGGCGGCCCTTGACGTATTCAACAGTCTTTTCGTCCGCCGCCACCATGCCCACACGGGCACCGGCTTCGATGGACATGTTGCAGATGGTCATGCGGCCTTCGATGGACAGGTCGCGGATGGCGCTGCCGGCGAATTCGATGGCATGGCCGTTACCGCCGGCGGTGCCGATCTTGCCGATCACGGCGAGGACGATGTCCTTGGCGGTCACGCCGAACGGCAGCTTGCCTTCGACGCGGACCAGCATGTTCTTCATCTTCTTGGCCACCAGGCACTGGGTGGCGAACACATGTTCCACCTCGGAGGTGCCGATGCCGTGGGCCAAGGCGCCGAACGCACCGTGGGTCGAGGTGTGGGAGTCGCCGCAGACCACGGTCATGCCAGGCAGGGTGGCGCCCTGCTCCGGGCCGATGACATGCACGATGCCCTGGCGCACGTCATTCATCTTGAATTCGGTGATGCCATATTCGTCACAGTAATCGTCGAGGGTTTGCACCTGCAGACGCGACACGGTGTCGGCGATGGCGTCGATGCCGCCCTTGCGCTCCGGGGTGGTCGGCACGTTGTGGTCCGGGGTGGCGATGATCGAGTCGACGCGCCAAGGCTTGCGCCCGGCCAGCCGCAGGCCTTCGAACGCTTGGGGCGAGGTCACTTCATGGATGATGTGACGGTCGATATAGATCAGCGACGAGCCATCGTCGCGCCGTTTCACTTCATGGGAATCCCAAAGCTTGTCGTAAAGCGTTTTGCCGGCCATCAGTTGGTCCTCATCACAGGTCTTTCTATGCCCCGGGCCTTGAAACATTCAATAACCCTTTGGCTTGTGAGGCTGATGGTATGGCGCTACATTAAATAACTCAAATTCATATTTTTTATGCTTTGGATTACCAACTGGAATACCAATGGACCTGGCCAACCTCAATGCTTTTATCGCCATCGCCGAGACCGGCAGTTTCTCCGGCGCCGGTGAGCGCCTGCACCTGACCCAGCCCGCCATCAGCAAGCGCATTGCCGGCCTGGAACAACAATTGAAGGTGCGATTGTTCGACCGCCTGGGTCGTGAAGTCGGCTTGACCGAAGCCGGGCGCGCCCTGCTGCCGCGGGCTTATCAGATCCTCAACGTGCTGGA
Above is a genomic segment from Pseudomonas azadiae containing:
- a CDS encoding aspartate-semialdehyde dehydrogenase, which codes for MTQTFDIAVIGATGTVGETLVQILEELAFPVGTLYLLAGNNSAGASVPFRGKNVRVKEVDEFDFSKAQLAFFAAGPAVTLSFAARATAVGCSVIDLSGALPAEQAPPVVPEANAHVLDGLEKPFRLGSPSPSATNLAVVLAPLRGLLDIQRVSVTANLAMSAQGREAVGELARQTAELLNMRPLEPTFFDRQVAFNLLAQVGTPDSQGHTALEKRLVHELRAVLELPLLKISATCVQAPVFFGDSLTVSLQLGAPADLAAVNRALDAAPGIERVEEGDYPTAVGDAVGQDVVYVGRVRAGVDDPAELNLWLTSDNVRKGAALNAIQLAQLLIKGLA
- the asd gene encoding aspartate-semialdehyde dehydrogenase, with translation MKRVGLIGWRGMVGSVLMQRMLEEQDFDLIEPVFFTTSNVGGQGPSVGKDIAPLKDAYSIDELKTLDVIVTCQGGDYTSEVFPKLREAGWQGYWIDAASSLRMQDDAVIILDPVNRKVIDQQLDAGTKNYVGGNCTVSLMLMGLGGLFEAGLVEWMSAMTYQAASGAGAQNMRELIKQMGATHAAVADQLADPASAILDIDRRVAEAMRSDAYPTENFGVPLAGSLIPWIDKELPNGQSREEWKAQAETNKILGRFKSPIPVDGICVRIGAMRCHSQALTIKLNKDVPIADIEGLISQHNPWVKLVPNNRDISMQELSPTKVTGTLNVPVGRLRKLNMGSQFLGAFTVGDQLLWGAAEPLRRMLRILLER
- the leuB gene encoding 3-isopropylmalate dehydrogenase; translation: MSKQILILPGDGIGPEIMAEAVKVLELANSKYSLGFELSHDVIGGAAIDKHGVPLADETLDRARAADAVLLGAVGGPKWDKIDRDIRPERGLLKIRAQLGLFGNLRPAILYPQLADASSLKPEVVAGLDILIVRELTGGIYFGSPRGVRELENGERQAYDTLPYSESEIRRIARVGFDMARVRGKKICSVDKANVLASSQLWREIVEEVAKDYPDVELSHMYVDNAAMQLVRAPKQFDVIVTDNLFGDILSDQASMLTGSIGMLPSASLDTHNKGMYEPCHGSAPDIAGQGIANPLATILSVSMMLRYSFNLADAADAIEKAVSLVLDQGLRTGDIWSQGCTKVGTQEMGDAVVAALRNL
- a CDS encoding class I SAM-dependent methyltransferase → MTTTAHTQVVQKQFGEQAAAYLSSAVHAQGTEFALLQAELAGQGSARLLDLGCGAGHVSFHVAPLVKEVVAYDLSQQMLDVVAAAAQARGFSNISTVNGAAERLPFADGEFDFVFSRYSAHHWSDLGLALREVRRVLKPGGVAAFVDVLSPGSPLLDTYLQTVEVLRDTSHVRDYSAAEWMRQLSEVGLHVRNSSRQRLRLEYASWVERMRTPEVLRAAILELQGAMGQEVRDYYEIQADGTFSTDVLVAFAER
- the leuD gene encoding 3-isopropylmalate dehydratase small subunit, producing MRAFTQHTGLVAPLDRANVDTDQIIPKQFLKSIKRTGFGPNLFDEWRYLDVGYAYQDNSKRPLNQDFVLNAERYQGASVLLARENFGCGSSREHAPWALEEYGFRSIIAPSYADIFFNNSFKNGLLPIILTDEEVDELFKQVEAEVGYPLTVDLAAQTVTRPDGKVYHFEVDAFRKHCLINGLDDIGLTLQDGDAIAAFEAKHRASQPWLFRDA
- the leuC gene encoding 3-isopropylmalate dehydratase large subunit; this translates as MAGKTLYDKLWDSHEVKRRDDGSSLIYIDRHIIHEVTSPQAFEGLRLAGRKPWRVDSIIATPDHNVPTTPERKGGIDAIADTVSRLQVQTLDDYCDEYGITEFKMNDVRQGIVHVIGPEQGATLPGMTVVCGDSHTSTHGAFGALAHGIGTSEVEHVFATQCLVAKKMKNMLVRVEGKLPFGVTAKDIVLAVIGKIGTAGGNGHAIEFAGSAIRDLSIEGRMTICNMSIEAGARVGMVAADEKTVEYVKGRPFAPAGADWDAAVEAWKDLVSDADAVFDSVVELDATQIKPQVSWGTSPEMVLAVDQNVPDPAQETDLVKRGSIERALKYMGLKANQAITDIQLDRVFIGSCTNSRIEDLRAAAVIAKGRKVASTIKQAIVVPGSGLVKAQAEAEGLDKIFLEAGFEWREPGCSMCLAMNPDRLESGEHCASTSNRNFEGRQGAGGRTHLVSPAMAAAAAVNGRFIDVRELI